In one window of Coralliovum pocilloporae DNA:
- a CDS encoding DNA-3-methyladenine glycosylase family protein, with the protein MATQDAIRTEADVAAGLAILLAQDPALGPVADAVSEVPLRLRKPGLSGLVEIIIAQMVSKASASALTKRFYEHFPVVSASELAAATDETYRLCGLSGPKIRSIRALAAAIDEGTLNLETLSLFSAEEALAALTRIKGIGPWTGEVYLMFCEGHPDIFPAGDLALRIAVEAALQLPERPTDRELREIAMRWSPHRSVAARLFWAYYQTLKQGRDVIPL; encoded by the coding sequence TTGGCAACTCAGGATGCAATCAGAACAGAGGCAGATGTGGCGGCTGGCCTTGCAATTCTGCTGGCGCAGGATCCTGCACTCGGGCCTGTTGCGGATGCTGTATCTGAGGTTCCGCTGAGATTGCGAAAGCCCGGTCTTTCGGGGCTTGTCGAGATTATCATTGCCCAGATGGTGTCAAAAGCCAGTGCGTCAGCTCTGACAAAGCGGTTTTATGAGCATTTCCCGGTTGTGTCTGCTTCAGAGCTGGCTGCGGCAACCGATGAAACCTATCGGCTTTGCGGCTTGTCGGGGCCGAAAATCCGTTCAATCCGTGCGCTTGCAGCAGCAATTGATGAGGGTACCCTCAATCTGGAAACGCTGTCTCTGTTTTCTGCAGAAGAGGCCTTGGCCGCGCTGACGCGTATCAAGGGCATAGGTCCCTGGACCGGGGAGGTTTATCTGATGTTCTGTGAGGGGCATCCGGATATCTTTCCCGCAGGCGATCTGGCCCTGCGTATTGCTGTTGAGGCAGCTCTTCAGCTGCCAGAGCGTCCAACAGACAGGGAGCTCAGAGAAATCGCCATGCGATGGTCGCCGCATCGATCGGTAGCCGCCCGGCTGTTCTGGGCCTATTATCAAACACTCAAACAGGGGCGGGATGTGATTCCCCTCTAG
- a CDS encoding alpha/beta hydrolase, protein MSELDELILEPVSGGEPASLVVLLHGYGADGNDLISLGRDWCMKFPDTMFVAPNAPEACEDGPYGYQWFPLHDRSPEQLWAGVCHAQDRLDSYLDDLLKRQGVEDANMALVGFSQGTMMALHNGLRRAASPAGILGYSGRLAGAGKLPEAVDTAIPVSLVHGDQDDVVPLGAMFETSNALQAAGLQCEWHIARGTGHDIDDDGIALGERFLRRVLAG, encoded by the coding sequence ATGTCTGAACTTGACGAATTGATACTGGAGCCGGTTTCCGGTGGGGAGCCCGCGTCTCTTGTGGTTCTGCTGCATGGATATGGTGCGGATGGTAACGACCTGATCTCTCTGGGTCGGGACTGGTGCATGAAGTTTCCCGATACCATGTTTGTCGCGCCCAATGCGCCCGAAGCCTGCGAGGATGGCCCTTATGGCTATCAGTGGTTCCCGCTTCACGACCGCAGTCCCGAGCAGCTTTGGGCCGGGGTTTGCCATGCCCAGGATCGTCTTGATTCCTATCTTGATGACCTTTTGAAGCGGCAGGGTGTCGAGGATGCCAATATGGCGCTTGTGGGTTTCAGCCAGGGCACCATGATGGCGCTGCATAACGGTTTGAGACGGGCAGCCTCTCCGGCTGGAATTCTGGGGTATTCAGGCCGCCTGGCCGGAGCGGGCAAGCTGCCTGAGGCCGTTGACACCGCTATTCCGGTTTCCCTTGTGCATGGCGACCAGGATGATGTGGTGCCTCTTGGTGCCATGTTTGAGACATCCAATGCATTGCAGGCGGCAGGCCTTCAATGTGAATGGCATATCGCGCGCGGGACAGGGCATGATATTGATGATGATGGTATCGCCCTGGGAGAGCGGTTCCTGCGTCGGGTTCTTGCG